AGTTCATTAAGAGTCCAAGTAAATTCAATCGTTCCTTTTGATCTTTTCGTATTATCCCAAAAGGTTCAAGCTTTCTGTAAATTTCAGGTGCTATCGATCCACCTTTTTGCTCGAATTTGACTACTTCTTTAAAACCTTTCCATAATCCTGCCAATTTTATATCATTAGCCGTTTTAAGTAAGCTTGGGAGTGGAATACGTGAATTTTTCCAAAATTCCGTGTTTTCTTCATCAAAAAATATTTTAGATGCGATTTGATAGAATTCCTCTAATACATCTAATTTATTTTGCAGGTTAATAATTTCGGATTTAGCTATTGCCAATTCTTTTGTTAATTTTTCATTTTTTAAATTTTCTCTAGACAATGTTGAATTTAAATTATTGATTTTTTCATTCAAATCCGTTATCAAATTATTATTTTCAGTGACAGTCTGATTTTTGTTTTTAATTTCCTTTAATTGTTCATCATAACTCTTTGACAGCTCTCTATTGTATTTTCTTTCGCTTTCATATTTTTCCGCATAATTATCCCTTTCTTCTCGTACTTCCTCATATTGACTACGTAGCACAACATTTTTATTAATTACCCTTCTTGTAATCCGTGGCATTATACCGTGTTCAATAAAAAGAGATAAGGTTCGTGTTCCTACCACAATCACATATCCCACTAATACAATAAGCAATGTCCACAAAACATCCTCGGTAATATTTCGCCAATAAAACTCTCTGGAACCAATAGTTTTCAATATTGAAATTTTAGTATTCAGATCTGTTTTCGAACTGAAATTAAAAAGTATATACCAAAATTCCCAATGATGAATTAGCATTATAAAACATAGAGTCCCAAAAAATGGGCTTGTCAGTTTATCTTTGACATTTTGAAAGAAGGAATTAAAAAAATCCATAGAGCGTTATTTAGTTGCTAACATAAAACAAAGTATTGCTTCTCAGAAATAATTATTAAAAAGATTATATATAATATTGCATTACTGAAATACAAGAGTCGTTTTGGCGATTAGCCATAAAACAAAACTTATTTATAATTCTGAGTATAATATATAATTGAAACTATTAAAAGCAATACTATTTTCATGAAATATGTTTAAAAGTATTCAATTCAAAAGAACATTTTCAGAAAAATATTTATCTTGTATTCAAACCAAATATAAATGAACGTTCAACATTATTACGTAGATTCAGAATTAAATGATGATTCTGCTTACAAACAAGCAATGAAATTTGCGTGCGAATTAGCTAATAAAGACGCAAAAATTAAAAGAGTAGTACTCCTTGCAATCACAAAGAAAAATGTAGACTGGCTAGAAAGAGCATTTGATAGTAAAACCGTAAAGGATTTATTTCAGGGGTCACGTTTCAAAGGTTGTAATCCACTATATAAAATAGAAACTGTAAAAACTTATAAAGAGCAATACCGTAATCCTGAAGACCTTGTAATTACGATGGCCTTAGATGATAAGGACGTACTTCCTCTTAATGATATGCTATCAGTTATAGCAATAATTGCTATACCTTGGCAGCAATCTGGCTTGAAACAGTATCTCGAAACTTGGAATCCGATTGAGATTAGAAGTAATAAGAATTTCAAAACTGAAGTCGCCGAACCCAATTGCATAGTTAAAAAAGCTCTGGAGCAATTGACAAAATCCATCAACTTATCAAATGGCATCAACCATCACTCAGACAATGAGAGAGCTAAAACAACGATAAGAGCTTTACATAAGTACGAAACAAATCTCAATGCTGATTTAGTAAAAGGTTATTTGACAAGGGAATTAGGTTGGGAAAATGATGTTGCGGATGATCTTACTAAGCTAATAAGAACTTTAAATGCAGGTAAGTATTTTAAAGGGGGAGAAACTTCCGGCCTGCAAAACCATTATAAAACATGGAAACAAAAATGTGAGAAAATTAATAATAAAAATAATATAGGATAATGAATAAAGGTGAATTATTAGCACTGATTGGGGTAATTATAGCGGTTTGCATCCCTATTGTGATTTTTCTTTATAGAAGGTACTTTGTTGGTGGCTTCTTAACAATTAAAGTTGATTTTAGTAATGGTTTGAGTGCACCAAAAGATGTAATACAGGAACATTTAGATAATGAGGGATTTACAATTCGAGACAAATCTATTGTAAGGCACGAATTAACATGGACATATAAGATTACAATTACAAATAATTCTGACAATACCGCATATTTCCCTAGACTACTATATAAAAATGAACTTTTCCCAAATATTACTATCGAAAATTTAGAAGAGTTAAAACCAATTGGCAGTAAAGAGTCTGTGGTAATCAAGGTGAAATTTTATGAATTGAGTGATACGTTACCAACTCAGAGAAAGAGAACAAGTGAACCCCCGAAGGATTTTGATTCGCTTGAGCTTCTACTTGAATACTACAATAGTAATCATGCTAAATTTTATACACTTTATAAAAACAACGATAAAATTAACCATCAATCTAAATTAAAACCTAAATTTTAAATATTTCTATTTGTAACAATAAACTTAATAATTATGAGCGATAAAATATGTACGGTCGATATAGGGAAAAATAGTCTAGACAATGATTATACATTTTATTCAGACGGTCGAGTGGAACATTTTTACGATCGAAATCAATGGAAATTAAATCAGACAGAGTCCCTAACAATTAATGAAATTTCTTCTGATCTACGAGCTATCTTATTAGAAAAATGTGATCCAAGCGACAAAGACAAATTGATGGCCTTTTTTTCAGCAAATGAATAACGCATAAAACAGCCCGAATGGAAACATTCAGGCTTGTAAAACTTTTACTAAATCTCATTTCATCACAATATAAATCCTTGGTTTGTATTTAATTGTCGTCATCCAACGATACTTCAAAAATGGCAAAATGAGAAGTTAAAAATTATCCGATCACACAGAAATAATGAGATAATTGAATTTAGATAATTACCAGAGCAGCCTGGTTACCATTCCATTCAACGGGACTCTCCGTGTGGGCAAACCAACGATAGCCCAAACCTGTAGATTTTATAAAATCTACGAAAGCTCGGTATTCATAATCTTTGTAATTTTGGTAGTTGAAAAACTCATCAAATAAGATTACTGTTCCAGGAATAATTTTGTCAGCATTAAACAACTCATTCAACACATCGATGGTTGAGGAGTACAGATCACAATCAATGTGAATAAAAGCACAACTTTCTTTGTGGGTAGCGCAAAAGTTATTTAATGTTTCGGAAAAAAGGCCAACAACAAGCTCAATATTCTCCACAGCTACGTTTGGTGCAATTCCATCCCTGGAGTAGCTATTTTTGGCATAAATCCGTTTGTCGCTAAACACCCAATCTTCTGGGAGACCCATAAAACTATCAAAACCATAAATGATACTTTCAGGTTTACGCTCCGCAATAAAAGATAAAGATTTACCTGATCCCACACCAAATTCCATCCATAGCCCTGGAATACTCACCTGCTTTATACAATAATTTAAGTAAGTCCAATAAGAATGATTTGGGTCTGCCAGATCCGGCTCATGGGTATGCCTGTATCTGGATATACTGCATTTTTCACATTTGCATCCTGTTTCCAGATGATTATAGCCTTCTACGAATTTTGTACTTAATTTAAGTTCTTTAATAATTGAGTCATTCATATTTATTGTATTCATAATTCCGTTAGATACCTCCAAAACAATTATTTAAAAAAACATGCCTTGCCTATTTTTAAAAGATGATCACCGCTATCAATATATTTTTTGATAACTACTTGGTGCTTATAAATAAGCTATAGTTTACTAACTACAGATTTATATTTATAGCTCGATAAAGAAGTTTTAAAATATGGTTCTTTCTTGTTTTTTAACATGTAAAAATTGCAATAGTTAAATATACAAATTTGTTAGTGTAAAAAATACACTATGTTCAAATTTTCACTTTTCTATAAAATAGAGGTCAACAATTAATACTTATCCAAAATCTCCTTAAAGGGCATCTATAAAAAAGTCATTACTTTTTCATAGCTTAAAACAACCTATATATGTGATTGCTAGTATTATTTCAACATGTAATTTCATTGTAACGATTATGCAAAAAAAGAAAAAACAACAAGGTTGAAATGCCGGAACATATCTCTCCAATGCTTTGTACGCTTGTGCAAGAGCCTCCAACGGATTCTAATTAGCTCTTTGAGTTAAAATGGGATGGATATCGGATTATTTGTAAAAGAAACATGTTTTAAATTTGAAATGCCTATCAGAAATCTTAATAAGGTATTCCCCCGTTAACAAATGTGATTATCACTACTAAATAAGTCTCTTATATGGCTGAAATCTATTCACTCCGTTTTGAGATAGATAGAAACAAGGTATTGAAGAATAGCGTCTCTCAACTCTTTAATTTGAGTTTCCCTAACAATTTTAATTTATCAAAGTAATCATTGTAGTGCTGGTTTGATTGTTGAGGATGCGAGTCCTCATTATAAAAAAATGCCTTGACTGCAATGCCATTTTCATCTTTGAGGATAGTTACTGCAATCTTATTGAGAAATTCGTCAGTTAAACCATTATAAGATAAGCCTACCCATTCTTCAGTATTATGAGCCATATTATTAGAACCCAATGGTAAATATTTACGATTGAATATAACCCATTCATCTTTACCAACTTTTTGGATACCATAAGGCAAATTAATATTCAAAAAATCGTAAATCATAGTATCTATATTATGTAAGTTATCATTAAGCTAATAAATCTATGATTTTCTATTCAGATAATGCTATTAAGAAATCCGGATACATCTTTATTTCTCCAAACAACCTATATATGTGATTGTTAGTATTATTTCTACATGTAATTTCATTGATACGATCATGCAAAAAAGAAAAGACAATAAAATTGTAATGCCTGAACATATCTCTCCAATGTTATGTACACTTGTTCAAGAGCCTCCTACAGATACGAATTACCTCTTTGAATTAAAGTGGGACGGATACAGGATTGTTTCAAAAGTTAAGAATGGTGAAGTAAGAATGAATTCTAGAAATGGGTTAGATTATACAAAAAGATATCCACCCATTGAAGAAGCTCTAAGATCTTTAGAACATGACATTATTATCGATGGCGAAGTTGTTGTATTTACAAGTGAAGGCAAACCTGACTTTGATGCCATACAATTATATAACGGACATGAATCCCCTATTCAGTATTGTGTCTTTGACTTATTATGGCTAGATGGGCACGATTTAACCGATATGCCACTAGTAAAGAGAAAAGAATTATTAAAATCACTTGTAGCTAAAAACGCCGTACTGAAATTTAGTGAAAGCTATGATGACGGTAAAGAATTGTATCAAAAGACCCTTGACTTAGATTTAGAGGGGATTATAGCAAAAGACAAAAATAGCCCTTACCTTTCCGGTAGCAGAGGATCAGCATGGTTAAAAGTACCAACCCGCAAAAGACAAGAGTTTGTTATAGGTGGCTGGGCTGATTCAGATAAAACAAGATCCTTCAAATCTTTATTGTTTGGAGCTTACGAAAATGGAAAATTCACATGGATCGGCAGGTCAGGTGGCGGTTACAAATTAAAAGATATGCCTGGCATTTTGGAAAAATTAAAGGCTATAGAAACAGACAAATCTCCTTTTGTAAATGAGGTACTGGATACAAAAGGTGCCCTTACCCATTGGGTTAAACCGCAGCTTGTAGCAAATTTCGAATTTGCCACCTGGACAAAATCAGGACGAATACGGAAACCAGCAACCTTTTTAGGTTTTAGATACGACAAGAAACCAAAAGATGTTGTCAGAGAGATACCTAAAGATACAAATGGTAAATAAAAAAGAAAGCGGTGAACAGTCCTCCGACTCTTCACCGCCTATCTAAATTAACGCTCTCGAATATTAAACGCTGTAGTAATACGATTATTATCAAGAGATTCATTTTACTATTTTGCTTTTTTCCCTTTAATATAATTTTCTATATCACTTCTATCATTTGACCCTGTTGCTCTTTTAGCTCCTGTGATTGCCTGAATACTTACTCCTAGCTTATCTGCTAAGTATTTCAATTCATACGGTTGTGAAGAATTAACGGATGTCCGTTCAACTTTTGATCCTTTTGTTGCCATGTGTCTAAGTTTAAGGTAAATCTATTAAACAAAGGAAATTTGACTAGGTTTTTATTTTGTGACTTTTCATGAAAGAGACTTCCCGAAAAAATCACATATCCTCAGTATATAAATCCTTGGTTTGTATTTGATGATCTTCATCCAGCCACACATCAAAAAATGTATCACTATCGACATACACGTTCATTGGTTCCCTTTTGGAGTAATGTCCCGCCTCCAGAATGGCTTTTAATTTTAAGCCTGACTCAATCACTTCATTACTTAAGTCCCCCGCATATGATCCCCAATAACTATTGAGCTGAAGGTTCAAAAAGTACCAGTCACAAGCAATGTCGTTTTTTGCTTCGTCATCAAGTAAATTTACATCTATAGTCATATTTTATCCACAACAAATTTTATGCCTTTTAACCATACATACACACGATACTTAACTAATAATCAAACGATTGACACTCAACAAACTCCTATCTCTGATAATCATTAACAGAAAAGACCAATCTTCTGAAACTCTTCAACATTACCAACTTTTTCCATTTTAAATGATTCTAAAAAATCGTTATTAACTGGATCTATGAGCTTTAACCTTTCTGTTGGCGATATTGAAATGTCCAACCAATGATTAACCTTTTCTCTCTCAATAAAAGCTGGCATCCTATCATGTATATCTAACATATATTCATTAGCATCATGGGTAATCATAGCGCAATTTGGGACAAGCTCCCCTGTTAAGCGGTTTTTCCAAACATCATACAACCCTGCCATAAAGGTTAAATTTTGGCCTTTCTCTTTGATGAAGTGAATTTGCTTTTTCGTTTTAGGGTTATCCTTCTCTAATTTTTGCCATTCGTAAAAACCAGTTGTAATAAAAGCACATGTCTGTGTTTCAATTAGTTTACTCCACATGTTGGACGAATATAATTTATCAAATCTAGCGTTGAATGTGTGGTACTTATAATCCGGCTTACCTGTAGTGTTATATTTCGCTAATAAGCTCCATAAAAAATATTGTAGTTCATTAGGGCTTTGACTTGAAATTATCGGCACTAAAGCACCTGGCGGGGCATTTAAATTGTCTGGAACGGGATCACCCTTATAAACAACCCCTAGTTCTTTTACAATTTCCTCACTTCCAGCAAATACTGTTCTTCCACACATAATTTTATTATAAAGTATGTTCGTCTATTGCCCGTCCAATTTTATCGATAGCCTGCTGATCAAGGGCTCATTCAACCATTCGCCATTTTGTATCCTCTACGTGCTCGACTATTGCAAAGGTTACACCATCTAAAACTGTTAAATAACTAGTCGTGGGGTATGTATCTTCTTCACTTAATGTTGGAATGACAAGTAATTTCAAGCTTTCTGCTCCTTCCAATAAGTCTACCTCTATGGTAAATGAATCTTCTTTCTCTTTCATGGCCGTTTGAATTATCAATTTTCAACTATCTTAATATAACAAGAATTAAGCCTTTTTACAAAAAAACAGTACTCAAACCCTAAAAATCAATGGTTTGAGTACCACCATGTAAAAAAACTAGTCCATTACCGGGTTTCCAATGATAGGAAGTTTAGCAAACTTGATGACCTCAACGCTAGGAAATCCAAATTCCTGAACTACTTTACCAAGAATTAAATAACAGCCCGTCCCCCTAAATGGATATGTTGGAGTCGAATTTGGAAAATGCGTGGTATCAAAAAAGTTCCCATCAGCGTCTAAGAATGTTCCAAACCACATCTTTTTATTATTCTTTGTATGTACAGTTTTTTCACAGACATATAAACCTACCATTTTAACTGTTTGACCAAGATACTTTATCAATTCTTTTGTTCGCAAATCCCCTCTGTATTGTGTTTTTAGGAGATCAAAC
The sequence above is drawn from the Pedobacter cryoconitis genome and encodes:
- a CDS encoding class I SAM-dependent methyltransferase, whose protein sequence is MNTINMNDSIIKELKLSTKFVEGYNHLETGCKCEKCSISRYRHTHEPDLADPNHSYWTYLNYCIKQVSIPGLWMEFGVGSGKSLSFIAERKPESIIYGFDSFMGLPEDWVFSDKRIYAKNSYSRDGIAPNVAVENIELVVGLFSETLNNFCATHKESCAFIHIDCDLYSSTIDVLNELFNADKIIPGTVILFDEFFNYQNYKDYEYRAFVDFIKSTGLGYRWFAHTESPVEWNGNQAALVII
- the ligD gene encoding non-homologous end-joining DNA ligase → MQKRKDNKIVMPEHISPMLCTLVQEPPTDTNYLFELKWDGYRIVSKVKNGEVRMNSRNGLDYTKRYPPIEEALRSLEHDIIIDGEVVVFTSEGKPDFDAIQLYNGHESPIQYCVFDLLWLDGHDLTDMPLVKRKELLKSLVAKNAVLKFSESYDDGKELYQKTLDLDLEGIIAKDKNSPYLSGSRGSAWLKVPTRKRQEFVIGGWADSDKTRSFKSLLFGAYENGKFTWIGRSGGGYKLKDMPGILEKLKAIETDKSPFVNEVLDTKGALTHWVKPQLVANFEFATWTKSGRIRKPATFLGFRYDKKPKDVVREIPKDTNGK
- a CDS encoding DUF3606 domain-containing protein gives rise to the protein MATKGSKVERTSVNSSQPYELKYLADKLGVSIQAITGAKRATGSNDRSDIENYIKGKKAK
- a CDS encoding SOS response-associated peptidase; the encoded protein is MCGRTVFAGSEEIVKELGVVYKGDPVPDNLNAPPGALVPIISSQSPNELQYFLWSLLAKYNTTGKPDYKYHTFNARFDKLYSSNMWSKLIETQTCAFITTGFYEWQKLEKDNPKTKKQIHFIKEKGQNLTFMAGLYDVWKNRLTGELVPNCAMITHDANEYMLDIHDRMPAFIEREKVNHWLDISISPTERLKLIDPVNNDFLESFKMEKVGNVEEFQKIGLFC